ataagattattaaggggttggacacgttagaggcaggaaacatgttcacaatgtcgagggagtccagaaccaggggccacagtttaagaataaggggtaggccatttataacagagatggaaaaaaacattcagtcagagggttgtaaatctgtggaattctctgcttcagaaggcagtggaggccagttctctgaatggtttcaagagagagctagatagagctctgaaggatagcggagtcagggggtatggggagaaggcaggaacgggtactgattgagaatgatcagccatgatcatattgaatggtggtgctggctcgaagggccgaatggcctcctgcacctattttttttgtttctatgttgCAAGAGGGGTGAGAATGTGGGAGAGAGGCAGATATACAATAATGTCCCTGAATTATATTCCACTGACTTCTCATTGATGTTCGGAGAAACATGAGGGTCATAGTCCCCTCCCATGCCCCGTGTTCATTCTCCGCCACACACTGATAGTCCCCAGCATCCTGCGTTGTCACCCGAAGGATTTTCAACCACAGCTCGTTGCTGGAACTTGTTGTGTTCAGCGTGACACCGCGATGTCGCCACGTCAGGTTGGACGCCGGGAAACTCTGGACGGAGCAGAGGAACGCTGCGGAGATTCCTTCCTTTACACTCGCCGTGGAATTGTTCACGTTGTTGGGGGAAGTGATTGAGAAATTCTGTGGCGCATCTAAAGACAAGCGAAGATTTGAACTTAAGTTAACACGGCAGAATTCCACATGCCAACCAGGAgaatacggagagaaaagatgaagtacgaatgtaaccagtctgaagaagggtcttgacggcatagggccctggtgagaccacatctggagtattgtgtgcagttttggtctcccaacttgaggaaggacagccttgtgattgagggagtgcagcgtaggttcaccaggttaaaccccgggatggcgggactgtcatatgtcataaagattggaaagactgggcagtttagaaggatgagactggagtttagaaggatgagagggcatcttagaaagaaaggaaaaatgttcccaatgttgggggaatccagaaccagggggcacacagtctaagaataaaggggaggccatttaaaactgagatgagaaaaagcttttgcacccagagagttgtgaatttgtggaattcgctgccacaaaaggcagtggaggccaattcacttgatgaattcaaacgagtgttagatagagctctaggggctggtggaatcaagggatatggggagaaagcaggcaagggttactgattgtggttgatcagccataatcacagtgaatgcggtgctggctcgaagggccagatggcctcctcctgcacctattttctagggttctatgtttctaatgtcagACAGGCAACATACAGGTGGGGAACACAAGACTAGatgtgagcggcacggtggcacagcggatagaattgctgcctcacagcgccggagacccgggttccatcctgaccatcggtgcctgtctgtacggagtttgcaagttctccccgtgacctgcgcgggttttctccgggatcttgaggatgtgtgtgtgcgtgtgtgagtgagagcgtatttgtgagagaatgtgtgtgtgcttgagtgagtgtgagtgtgtgtgtttcggtgagtgtgtgtgtgtgtgagagagtgtgtgtgtgtatgtgtttgagtgagtgtgagtgtgtgtgagagagtgtgtgtgtgtgagagagggtgagagtgtgtatgtgtttcggtgagtgtgtgtgtgagagatggtGTTCGTGTGTGGGACAGAgagacaagggcggtcacggtggtgcagcggtagagttgctgccttacagcaaaagccgtgccggagacccgggttcaatcccgattacggatgctgtctgtacggagtttgtacattctccccgcaatctgcgtgggttttctctgagatcttcggtttcctcccacactgcaggtttgcgggttaattggctcggtgaatgtaaacattgtccctagtgtgtggaggatggtgttcgtgtgcgggaattactggtcggcgcggacacattgggccaaagggcctgtttccgcgctgtatctctaaactaagaatgtgtgtgtgtgagagagagtgagtgtgaatgtgtgtgtgagtggatgtgtgtgagtgagtgtgtgtgtgagagagtgtgtgtgagtgagtgagtgtatgtgtgagagagtatgtgtgagagagtatgtatgtgtgtatcagtgagtgtgtgagagggtgtgtgtgagagagcgagtgagagtgtgtggtgtgtttgtgtgagtgtgtgtgggagatgttcgtgtgtgagacagagagtaagtgtgtgtgtatgagtgagtgtgtgtgtgagagggtgagagtgtgTTTGAATGAATATGTGTGTGAGATGGTTTTCATGTGTCAGacagaatgtgtgtgtgagagagagggtgagtgagtgagagagagagagagagcgcgagagagggttcgtgtgtgtgcgcgtgtgagtgtgtgcgtgtgtgtgtgtgtgtgtgtgtgtgagtgtgtgtgtgtgtgtgagtgtgtgtgtgagtgtgtgtatgtgtgtgtgtgtgtgtgtgtgagtgtgtgtgtgtgtgtgtgagtgcgtgtgtgtgtgtgtgtgagtgtgtgtatgtgtgtgtgtgtgtgtgtgtgtgtgtgtgtgtgtgtgtgtgtgtgtgtgtgtgtgtgtgtgtgtgtgtgtgtgtgtgttcatggcCCAATAATCTATCTGCCTTTATAGagatgtgttagtgtgtgtgtactcACATTCTACAGTGAGGGTCACATCCCTCTCTGCTGTCCCGTGTTCATTCTGCGCCACACACTGATAGACCCCAGCGTCCCTCAGCATCAGCTGAGGGAACTCCATCCACAGCTCGTTGCTGGAAGGTGTTGTGTTCATCGTGACACCGAGATGTCCCCACGTCAGGTTGGACGGTGGGAAACTGTGGACGGAGCAGAGGATCGCTGCAGAGTTTCCTTCTTTTACACTGACCCAGGAACTGTTCACATTGTGgggggaagtgatggagagaTTCTGGGGGGCATCTGCAAACAGATAAAATTTAGCAACCAGTTTCACGGCACTTTCAATGATCCTTGTACAATAaaagactttagtctttagacttgagatacagcacggaaacgggcccttcggcccaccaagaccgtgccgaccatcgatcgcccgttcacattcTAGTTATGTGTTTAGttgagagaaacagtgcggaaacagacccttcagctcaacgagtccacgccgaccgtggtcagtggctctaatccaggcaaggagactcgaccggggagactgaagtcgggaagagccatagtagtgggtgactccattgtctgaggtacggacattagattctgtggcgacaggtgggattcgaggatggtctgttgcctccctggtgccagggttcaagacatcacggagcggcttcagaacatcctcgcgagggaaggcgatcaaacggaagtagttgtgcacgtgggcacgaacgacatcgggaggaagaggaaggaggtactgcaacgtgagtttagagagttaggaagaagactgagaagtaggacgtggaaggtggttgtctctggactgttacctgtacctcgtgctggtgagggcaggaacagagagatcggggatataaaTGTTTGGCTGAGGGGCtgttgcagggagcagggatttagatttctagaccactgggatctcatctggggtaggggtgacctgtacaaaacggacgggttacaccttaacagcagggggaccaacattctggcaggcaggtttgctagtgatacacgtgtggctttaaactaagtaatggggggtaggggggaggggttgacaaattgggaattatgaagatggagttaaaggggaagcgaatacaggagaaattgcaaaggactctcgaataaattggAAGGAAAGTtccagatgggataagagagtaaggtcagggccaatggtgggagaggaggtgaataccgaagttaaagtgctgtATTTAAATGcggaaagtataaaaaataaagtggatgagcttgaggctcagttagacattggcaagtatgacgttgtgggaattacagagacatggctacaagaggaccagggctgggaactgaacactcaggggtatacgacctattgaAAAAACAGACACATGTGCAGAGTGGGTGAGGTTGCTCTGTAGGTAAGGAATGTTAttgactcccttgcaaggggtgacagagaatcaggagatgtagaatcagtatggatagaaatgagaaattgtacggGTAAgaagaccctgatgggagttatctacaggcccccaaacagtagcctcgacaaagGGTGCaagtttgcaagttgaatcaagagctaaaattggcatgtcgaaaatgtaatgctccggtggttatgggagatttcagcatgcaggtagactgggaaaatcaggttggtactggaccccaggaaagggagtttgtggagtgcctccgagatggattctgagaacagcttgtactggagcctaacagggagaaggcaattatgaatttagtgttgtgtcatgaacctgatttgataagggaactcaatgtaaaagagccattagaggcagtgatcataatatgataagtttcacTCTACAAattgaaagggagaagggaaaatcggaagtgccaatattacagtatagcaaaggggattacagaggcatgaggcagaagCTGGCCATTTTTGACAGGAAGGAGACccaagcagggaagatggtggaacagcaatccaAGGTATTCATGGGAATAATGccgaagttgcaggatcaattcatctcaaagaggaggaaagattctaaggggagtaagaggcacccgtggctgacaagggaagtcaaggacagcataaaaacaaaggagaataagtataacatcgcaaagaagagcgggaagccagaggattgggactcttttaaagagcaacaaaagataaGTAAAAAGGcaacacggggagaaaagataaggtacgaaggtaagctggccaataatataaaggaggatagtaaaagcgtatttaggtatgtgaagaggaaaaaaatagttaaggcaaatgtgggtcccttgaagacagaagcaggggaatatctttcggggaacaaggaaatggcagaccagttgaactggtacttcactaaggaagatacaatctcccagatgttttagtggccagtgatcctagggtgacggagtaaatgaaggaaattcacattaggcaggaaattgtgttgggtagatcgatgggactgaaggctgataaatccccagggcctgatggtctgcatcgcagggtatttaaggaggtggctctagaaatcatgcacgcattggtgatcattttccaatgttctatagattcaggataagttcctgtcGATTGGAGGGTAGAgaatgttatcgcactttttaagaaaggagggagagagaaaacagggaattatagaccagttagtctgacattcgtggtggggaaaatgctggagtcaattataaaagacgaaattgcggagcatttggatagcagtaacaggatcgttcggggtcagcatggatttacgaaggggatatcatgcttgactaatgttctggaattttttgaggatgtaactaagaaaatggacaggggagagccagtggatgtggtgtaccttgactttcagacagccttcgacaaggtcccacataggagattagtgggcaaaattagagcacatggtattggggtagggtactgacatggatagaaatttggttcgcagacagaaagcaaagagtggggataaatgggtccctttcagaatggcaggcagtaactagtggggtaccgcaaggctcagtgctaggactgcagctatgtacaatatacattaatgacttggatgaagtgattaaaagtaacattagctaatttgcagatgacataaagttgggtggcagtgtgaactgtgaggaagatgctatgaggttgcagggtgacttgtacaggctgtgtgagtgggcggatgcttggaagatgcagtttaatgtggataagtgtgagggtatccactttggtggtaagaataggaaggcagattattatctgaatggtgtcaagttaggaaaaggggacgtacaacgagatctgggtgtcctagtgcatcagtcactgaaaggaagcatgcaggtacagcaggcagtgaagaaagccaatggaatgttaaccttcataacaagaggagttgtgcataggagcaaagaggcccttctgcagttgtatagggccctagtgagaccgcacctggagtactatgtgcagttttgttttccaaatttgaggaaggatatttttgctattgggggcgtgcaccgtaggattactaggttaattcccggaatggcgggactgtcgtatgttgaaagactggagcgactagacttgtatacactggaatttagaaggatgagaggggatcttattgaaacatataagattattaaggggttggacacgtttgaggcaggaaacatgttcccaatgttgggtggagtccagaacatgggccacagttttagaataaggggtaggccatttataacagagatgaggtaaaactttttcagtcagagggttgtaaatctgtggaattctctgcctcagaaggcagtggaggccagttgtctgaatgctttcaagaagcgttagatagagctcttaaggatagcggagtcagggtgtatggggagatggcaggaacggggtactgattgagaatgatcagccatgaacacattgaatggtggtgctggctcgaagggccgaatggcctacacctgcacctattgcctgtggtactggctggaagggccaaatggcctccacctgcactttttttttgtttctatgcTACAAGAGGAGTGAGagtgtgggagacaggaagatataGAATAATGTCCCTGAATTATATTCCACTGACTTCTCATTGATGTTCGGAGAGACATGAGCGTGTGCCTACTCCCATTCTACGATGAGGGTCATAGTCCCCTCCCTTGCCCCGTGTTCATTCTCCGCCACACACTGATAGTCCCCAGCATCCTGCGTTGTCACCCGGAGGATTTCCAGCACTGCTCGTTGCTGGAATGTGTTGTGTTCAGCGTGACACCGCGATGTCGCCACGTCAGGTTGGACGCTGGGGAAACTCTGGACGGAGCAGAGGAACGCTGCGGAGATTCCTTCCTTTACACTGACCTTGGAATTGTTCACGTTGTATGGGGAAGTGATTGAGAAATTCTCCGGCACGTCTAACGACAAACGAAGGTTTGAACTTGAGTTAATACGGCAGAATTCCACATGCCAACCAGGAgaatacggagagaaaagatgaagtacgaatgtaaccagtctgaagaagggtcttgaccgcatagggccctggtgagactacatctggagtattgtgtgcagttttggtctcccaacttgaggaaggacagccttgtgattgagggagtgcagcgtaggttcaccaggttaaaccccgggatggcgggactgtcatatgtcataaagattggaaagactgggcttgtatacactggagtttagaagggtgatagGGCATCTTAGAGAGAcgaataaaattattaaaggacaggacaaactagatgcaggaaaaatgctcccaatgttgggggagtccagaaccatgggccacacagtctaagaataaaggggagtccatttaaaacagagatgagaaaaacctttttcacccagagagttgtgaatttgtggaattctctgccacaaaaggcagtggaggccaattcacttgatgaatttaaaagagagttagatagagctctcggggctagtggaatcaagggatatggggagaaggcaggcaagggttactgattgtgtttgatcagccatgatcacaatgaatgcggtgctggctcgaagggccaaatggcctcctcctgcacctattttttatggatctatgtttctaatgtcagACAGGCAACATACAGGTGGGGAACAGAAGACtagatgtgggcggcacggtggcgcagcggtagagttgctgacttacagcaaaaAGCAATGCcggaggctcgggttcgatcccgactacggctgctgtcagtacggaatttgtacattctccccgcaatctgcatgggttttctctgatatcttcggtttcctcccacactccaacgatgtacaggtttgtaggttaatttgctcggtgaatgtaaacattgtccccggtgtgtggaggatggtgtcaggtcggcgcggacccagtgggccaaagggcctgtttcagcgctgtatctctaaactaataatgtgtgtatgtgagagagggagagtgagtgtgtgtgtgagtggatgtgtgtgagtgagtggatGTGCGTGAGTGAGCGTGTAagcgagtatgtgtgtgtgtgtgtgagagtgtgtgatgtgtttgagtgagtgtgtgggagatGTTGTTCGTGTGTGAGccagagagaatgtgtgtgtgtttgagcgagtgtgagtgtgtgagggtgACTGTGTGTTTGAATGAGTTTGTATGTGAGATGGTGTTCGTGTGTCAGTcagagaaagtgtgtgtgtgtgtgtgtgtgtgtgtgtgtgtgtgtgtgtgtgtgtgtgtgtgtgtgtgtgtgtgtgtgtgtgagagagagagatcccgactaagggtgctgtcagtatggagtttgtacgttctccccgcaatctgggtgggttttctccgagatcttcgctttcctgtacaggtttgtaggttaattggcccggtgaatgtaaacattgtccctagtgtgcggggattactggtcggcgcggacccagtgggccaaagggcctgttttcgcgctgtatctctaaactaagaatgtgcgtgtgtgagagagggagagtgagtgtatgtgtgattggatgtgtgtgagtgtgtgtgtgtgagagtgtgtgtgtgtgtgtgtgtgtgtgtgtgtcagtgagtgtgtgagaggttgtggtggtgctggctcgaagggccgaatggcctactcctgcacctattgtctatttaaagaaATGAGAGCTGTAGATGATGATGGTGTAGAGAGTGTGGAGAGATGCAgaacaaagaatgaaagatatgtaaataattaacgatgataaaagaaactgcccattgtttgctgtttgttgggtgacaaCGAgaggctggtgcgacttgggtgggggagggatggagaggaaggggaagcaagcgttacttggagttagagaggtcaatgttcataccattgggctgtaaactgcccaatccaaatatgagatgctgttcctccaatttgtattgagcctcactctaacaatggaggagacctcgaacagaaaggtcagtgcgggaatgggaagggaattaaagtgtttggcaacccggatatcgggagatcaggtacatctctctacatcatcgtctatatctctcttttccctttcccatgactttcagtctgaagaaggctctcgacaaaacgtcacccattcattctctccagacagggtgcctgtcctgctgaattactccagcattttgtgttaatttgatcagtacgggtgttagaggttatggggagaaggcaggagaaagggattaggagagagagatagttcagccatgattgaatggcagagtagactttagttttttagtttagttttgagatacagcgcggaaacaggcccttcagcccatcgaggtcatgccgaccagtgatacccgcatattaacatcatcccacacacacacaggacaatgtttacatttacgaagtcaattaacctacaaacctgtacgtctttggagtgtgggaggaagccgatgatctcggagaaaacccacgccggtcacgagaggaacgtacaaactccggacagacagcacctgtggtcgggatcaaacccgggtctccgacactgtaaggcagcaactctaccactgcgccacccactaatgacttgatgggccgaacggcctaattctgctcctatcacctatgaccttatgtacCAGCATTGCGAATAGATGATTGCTGTTCCTGCACAATAAACGATCTCCGTACTTACATTGCACAGTCAGTGTGAGTTTCTGCTCGGATGAGACAGTTGGGTATCTGACTCTACAGGTGAGGTTTTGCCCATGATGTTTGGGCGCTGGGGTCAGGGACAGAACAGAAGCATATGTCAGCGTGtcaccccactgagttacgctgTGTGAGGCTGACGGTGGTTGGTCAGTGGGGGTGTCCCAGGTTAAGGTGGGTGCTGTTCCATTACACGTGGTGTTGAAGGAGCAGGTCACGTTCACAGGCTGACCTGCCACCATTTCAGCAGGGAATATCGTGGGTTTATCTGTGAAATCTAACACACAGAGAAACAGATACTTTTAGttaaatcatcataatcataatcatactttattagccaagtatgttttacaacatacgaggaatatCACTTGTCATACAGTCACACTAATAATAAGCAACAGACACACAgtgactcttccacattcctcactgtgatggaaagagaaaaaaagttcaatctcttcccttctttgtcctccagcagtcgggggcctcaAACCCTCCGTTGACGGAATGATCTTGGCTCCTGTAACTGGCGGTGAGCCTtcctcgttggggcgatcaaCCTCCAGCATCGGGGTGGAatctcagccccccccacgccgggcgacctACACCGGATCAGGGCTTGTCGAACCttgtgcagcttggagcttcccgacgtcagtctcaacccgagactgcgagctccctaatgttaaagtccgcaggccacggttggagcaccGATCCGGGGCAAGGGATCACacactccgatggtaagtccacaaccccgcggtggggctcaaagtgagtcccaggcaaggccgccagctccatgatgttaggccgcagagtgaccagaaatacgatccggaaagcaatcgcatctccggcaaggtaagaaaaAAGGTTCCCCCGaccgcctcccccactcccccataaaacaaaccagagaacattaacacattctctttaaacacaccaaaaataaccaaaaaaagatgaaaaagacagactgtaggcgaggctgccatcgcagcACCACCCAGTGGTTAAAAGTTCACTGGATGCATCTGTTCACATCAAAATCCCAGTCACACACGAGCAAGGTTATTTTTGCAAggaatagaaatgtgaaaacgcacacctccagattcagggacagtttcttcccagctgttatcagacaactgaaccatcctaccacaaccagatagcagtcttgaactactatctacctcattggtgaccctctgactatccttgattgggctTTGCAGGGCTaaaccttgcactgaatgttattcccttatcatgcaggtgcactgtaaatggctcgattgtaaccatgtattgtctttccgctgatgggctggcacacaacaaaagcttttctctgtacctcggtacacatgccaataaaataaactaactaaaccaaCTAAGGATGATCCCTGAACAAGGACGTACAATGGTCAGGGGTGGTTGAAAAGGTCGGGGATCACTGACCTTTGATCAGGTAGACGGGGACACAGTTCTCAATTAAGGGCAGTAAGGATAAGGCAGTcattgtttactttagttcaggctgcgtgaagtgtagatggagtcgatgttaGGTGCATATAGGGGCAATGCAAACCTGATAATAACAGTGCAAAAACTGGAGGTGTCATGATGATCCAGATATGAACCAGGAGGATTCTGgtgctgtggtgtgtgtgtgaacagGGAATGTTTACAATCCATGTTTCTCCCCACTCACTGCTGAACATCTGTTGTTTCAGTTGAgttcattatcacatgtaccgaggtacagtgaaaggcttttgttgcatgcgatgTACTAGGTCttttctattgtcagagtgaggctaaacgcaaattagaggaacagcatctcatatttggtttgggcagcttacagcccagtggtacgaacattaatttctctcacttcaggtagccccccggcattccctctctctccatccctcccccacccaagtctcaccagtttcttgttttcacccaacaaacaactaacaatggcctgtttcctttatcattgattattttttaaatatctttcattcattgttctttatctccccacatcatcgtctatatatctcgtttcccttatctttaaccagtctgaagaatggtctcaacctgacatggcacccattccttctctccagagaagctgcctgtcccgctgagttactccagctttttgtgtctatcagtggaaagatcatacatgattacaatcgagccatttgcagtgtatagatacgtaacaagggaataacgtttagtgcaagttaaagccagcaaagatacgatacgatagaactttatttatcccagagggaaatGGTCTCTCACCAGTCAAAAGACAtaatgacaaggcattgaaagtgttATGTGctatataataataatgaaattaaagtgaccagttattgcacagcacacatgtaatattgcacaaacatgaaattaaaatgtcgAGTGGAAATTAGTAAAATGTAAAAGTCCAGGATACGGGATGTGCTAAGATTAGAGGGGGAGTcagtccaccccacgacagaaagggcaGGAGCTTTACAGTGCGATCAAGGCTCGTCCGAGGGTCACTAGTGAGGATGACGGTTgttcagcactgatctctggttgtggtgggatggttcagttgccggtaacagctgggaaggaactgttgagtgaatgagtgaataaTACGGAGCACTTACCAATAACATGGAGCTGTGTTGCAGGGTAGGTGTACCTACCTCCCCCTCCGAATTCAACCCTGAAAAGATAAGGACCGGCATCTCGCTGCGTGACGTTGTCTATAACCAGGGAACAGTCGTCGTCTCTCAGGACTCCTGACAGCCGGGTCCGATGCTGAAACTTTGTTGATACTTGACTGGCATCCGCGGAGTGGAAGGCTACAGACTGAGGGTCCATTTCACAACTGTTAATCCAGATTCCAGTCCGTGGTTTATCCTTCTGATCCACCGGGTACCAGTAGTGACACGGAATCCGTGCACACAAACCATTCTGCGCTGTCACTGCTGGTGGATTGTCCGCACCCCACTGTCCCGACACCACGgctggtggagagaaggaacaatctTTAGCAGTCAACACCTTGTTGTGATATCACTGGACTCACTTTAGttgggttcagagatacagcgtggaaacaggcctttcggcccaccgggtccgcgccgaccagcgatccccgcacaccaacactatcctattggatatatatatatatttgtgtaagaaacagaatgattaaaccaccagagacAGGATGATTAATACCTAAAGGAATGTAGAAGGGGGGGAAACTGAGGGTTTGTGAGGAGACAGGAGGATTAAACCGAGAGACAGGATGATAAAA
The nucleotide sequence above comes from Rhinoraja longicauda isolate Sanriku21f chromosome 39, sRhiLon1.1, whole genome shotgun sequence. Encoded proteins:
- the LOC144611086 gene encoding sialic acid-binding Ig-like lectin 13, encoding MIGRSFFLLSLLQAVVSGQWGADNPPAVTAQNGLCARIPCHYWYPVDQKDKPRTGIWINSCEMDPQSVAFHSADASQVSTKFQHRTRLSGVLRDDDCSLVIDNVTQRDAGPYLFRVEFGGGGRYTYPATQLHVIDFTDKPTIFPAEMVAGQPVNVTCSFNTTCNGTAPTLTWDTPTDQPPSASHSVTQWGDTLTYASVLSLTPAPKHHGQNLTCRVRYPTVSSEQKLTLTVQYAPQNLSITSPHNVNSSWVSVKEGNSAAILCSVHSFPPSNLTWGHLGVTMNTTPSSNELWMEFPQLMLRDAGVYQCVAQNEHGTAERDVTLTVEYAPQNFSITSPNNVNNSTASVKEGISAAFLCSVQSFPASNLTWRHRGVTLNTTSSSNELWLKILRVTTQDAGDYQCVAENEHGAWEGTMTLMFLRTSMRSQCFRIWIAVCLGIMLTVVIILIAELAGFLIYKYIKRREDVTSEKASGNQNTNVTYCPHCATNQVVDLCTVRGVERTGRRQGSWKEEGKRARGGEQEAVYANLQEVPRSRDIVHSDEERAGSGEDGPAPGELEGGGEAGEGGEQEAVYANLQEVPRSRDIVHSDEEVEYENLRFQSKQGKG